The Alicyclobacillus macrosporangiidus CPP55 genome segment GATCCGTTCGGAGGATTGGACGAGCATTACGAGGCATGCGCACAACAAATTGAGCGCAGCGTGCGGGGGCTCGTCAATCACCTGTTGGGGGAGAACAAGCCGTGAACATCGCAATCGCCAGCGATCACGCTGGATTCCGACTGAAAGAGGCACTCAAGCAGACGCTCGACGAGTTGGCGGTGGACTACGAAGATCTGGGCACCTACGACGAAAAGTCGGTCGACTATCCGGATTACGCGCGCAAGGTTGCGGAGGGCGTGGCCGAGGGCCGGTATGACCGGGGCGTCCTCGTCTGCGGGACGGGCCTCGGCATGTGCATCACCGCGAACAAGGTTCCGGGGGTGCGCGCGGTGACGGCGCACGACGTGTTCTCCGCGCGGATGTCCCGTGCGCACAACGATGCCAACGTGCTCACCCTGGGGGAGCGCGTGATCGGTCCCGGGCTGGCGGCGGAGGTGCTCAAGGCGTGGCTGACGACCGAGTTCGAGGGCGGGCGCCACGCCGGGCGCGTGGAGAAGGTGCGCCAGGTGGAACGGGAGTACGGAAAGGCATGAGGAAGGCATGAGTGAACAGAGCGGCCCGATTTTGGACCGGGCGTGGCTGGACCAGATCCGGTCGGAACTCCGCGAGTGCCTGGACGATCTGCGGGTGGCGGCGGACCTCGGCCCGGGCCGCCTGCTCGTGATCGGAGCCTCGACGAGCGAGGTGTGCGGCCATCGGATCGGCACGCACACGTCGGTCGAGGTGGGTCGGGCGCTGGTCGAGACCATCCTCGAGTTTGCCGCCGATGCGGGATGCCATCTGGCTTTCCAGTGCTGCGAACACCTCAACCGGGCGTTGGTGGTGCGGCATTCGCTCGCCGCAGCGCGCGGCTGGACGGAGGTCGCCGCCGTGCCGGTGCCAGGGGCCGGCGGATCGGTGGCGGCCCACGCGTATTTCGCCTTGCCGGACGCCTGTCTGGTGGAACGCGTGGAGGCGGACGCCGGGCTGGACATCGGCGACACCTTGATCGGCATGCATCTCAAGCGCGTCGCGGTGCCGGTGCGCGGGCGGCGCAACCGGATCGGCGAGGCGCATGTGGTGATGGCGCGAACCCGGCCGCCGCTCGTCGGCGGATCGCGCGCCGTGTACGACGTGGAGGAGGCGCGACGGCGCCTGTTCGGCGACGCTCGTTGACGGTCCCCACACACCTGTGGCCGGGCGGGCACCCGAGAGGAGGAGACGGAATGACCACACTGCACACATGGGATCCGGAAGTCGCGCGGGCGATGGAGCAGGAGCTCGGCCGCCAGCGCGCGAAGATTGAGTTGATTGCCTCGGAGAACTTCGTCAGCCGCGCCGTCATGGAGGCGATGGGAAGCGTCTTGACCAACAAGTACGCCGAGGGGTACCCGGGCCGGCGCTATTACGGCGGCTGCGAGTACGTCGACATGGTCGAGAACCTGGCGCGCGATCGCGTCAAACAGCTGTTCGGCGCCGAACATGCCAACGTGCAGCCCCACTCCGGCGCCCAGGCGAACATGGCGGTCTACTTCGCAGCCCTCCAGCCCGGCGACACGGTCCTCGGCATGAACCTCGCCCACGGTGGCCACTTGACGCACGGCAGCCCAGTCAATTTCTCCGGCCAGCTGTACCAGTTCGCCGCCTACGGGGTCAACCCGGAGACGGAGACCATCGACTATGACGAGGTCGCCCGCATCGCCAAGGATGTGCGGCCGAAGCTCATCGTCGCCGGGGCGAGCGCGTATCCGCGCGTGATCGACTTCGCACGCATGCGCGCCATCGCCGACGAGGTGGGGGCGATGCTCATGGTCGACATGGCCCACATCGCGGGCTTGGTGGCGACCGGCCATCACCCGTCCCCCATCCCGCACGCCCAGTTTGTCACGAGCACCACCCACAAGACGTTGCGCGGGCCGCGCGGGGGGCTCATCCTGACGACGCAAGCGCATGCGAAGGCCGTCGACAAGTCCATCTTCCCGGGCGTCCAGGGCGGTCCCCTGATGCACGTCATCGCCGCCAAGGCGGTGGCCTTCGGAGAGGCGCTCAAGCCGGAGTTCAAGGATTATTCCGCCCGCATCATCAAGAATGCGAAGGCGCTGGCCGAGGCGCTCAAGGCGCGCGGCTTCCGGCTGGTTTCGGGCGGCACGGACAACCACCTCATTCTGATTGACGTGCGCAACTTCAACTTGACCGGCAAGGAGGCGGAGCGGCGCCTCGACGAGGTCGGCATCACCGTGAACAAGAACGCCATCCCGTTCGATCCGCAGTCTCCCATGGTCACCAGCGGGATCCGCGTCGGCACGCCGGCGGTGACCACGCGCGGCATGGACGAGCAGGCGATGGAGGAGATCGCCGAGGTGTTCCACCTGACGCTCGCCTCTTCGTTTACGGAGGCGGATGCCGAGGTGGCGCGGGCGAAGGTGAAGGCGTTGACGGAACGGTTCCCGCTCTACGAGGGATTGTCGTACCTGGGAGAGGAGGAATCGCGGTGATTCTCATCGCCCATCGGCTGAAACCGCGGGTCGTTGAGGCGTTGCGGAAGGCGTTGCCGGAGGAAGAGATTGAGGTGATGGATCGCTTCGACCCCGCCCATCCCCGCCTGGCGGAGGTGGAGATTCTGGCGGCCGTCGGAACCTCCCTGACGGAGGAAACCATCGGGGCCTGCCCGAACGTCCGCTGGCTGCACTCCATCTCGGCCGGGGTCGAGACGGTGCCTTTCGATCTCATCCGAGCGCGGGGCCTGCTGCTGACGAACGCCCGCGGCGCGCACGGCAAGCAGATGGCTGAGCAGATCCTCGGCATGATGATCTCGTTCACCCGCGGCCTCCACTACAACGTGCGCCGGCAGCTGGAGCACCGCTGGGACCGCGGGTACAAGCTGGACGAGCTGTCGGGCCGCCACCTGGTCATCGTCGGGGCGGGCAGCATCGGACGCGAGGTGGCGCGCAAGGCGCAGGCGTTCGACATGACGATCACGGGGGTGCGCCGGAACCCGGCCCCGATGCCGGGCTTTCACCAGGTGGTCGGCGTGGACGCCTTGAACCGCGTGCTGCCGGAGGCCGATTTCGTGGTGGTCCTGACGCCATTGACCCCGGAGACGTACCACCTGATTGGGGAAGCGGAGTTGGCCGCCATGAAGCCGTCGGCGTTTCTCATCAACTTCGCCCGCGGGGACGTGGTGGACGAGGACGCGCTCATCCGCGCGCTGCGGGAGGGCCGCATCCGCGGCGCGGGATTGGATGTGTTCCACCAGGAACCGCTGCCCGCGGAGAGCCCCCTGTGGGACATGGAGAACGTCCTGATTTCGCCGCACAACGGTGGATGGACGCCGTCGCACGACGACCGGTTCCTCGAGGTATTTCTCGCCAACCACCGGGCCTACCGGGCGGGGGAACCGCTGCCGACGCGGGTGGACATCGAGGCGCGTTACTGAAGGCGTGGACGGCGGCCGGTGACGCCGTTCTATCGTTCGCTCCGCAGCGTCCTCTGGCCTTCCCCCGCGCCGGCGCCGCGCCGGCGCGCCTCCAACGATCCGTACCGTTCAAACAACTCCTCCCGCGTCATCCACATCAGCCTCATCTCGAGCGGCTGTGCCCCGCGGCGCAGCCGCGAGAACCCCTCGGGGTGATGCATGCCGAGCAGGAAGCTCATATACGCCTTCAGAAACCGGTTGGTGAACGTCGGGGGCAGGTCCTCGATGTGGAAACCGAGCATGTCCATACCCTTGTTGATCAGCGTGATCGCGAACACCACCTCGACGTCCCGGCAGCGGGGATCGTGCATCAGCGTCAGGGCGATGTCGTGAAACCCCTCCCGGGCTTCTCGCAGGCCGCGCAGCAGGACGCGGGGATTTTCGGTCGCGAAGGTGATGACGCTGTCGTTCTGAAAGTGGATGTCGAGGGCGATGGCGCCGTCCCGGACCACCACCCGCCCGTCCGCGTCCCGGCGCTCGCCGAGCCACCAGCGCACGAGGCCGAAGCGAAAGACGGAGTTGACGTCGCGCACGTGGTGGACGATGGTGAAGAGATATTCGATCACGCGCCACAACCCGATGAGCAGCCGCCGTCCCCAAGGGTAACGGGCGTGCATGGACCGCGCCTCGGCTTCTCGCCGCTGCCGGATCTGCTGCGCCTCCTCGGTCGTGACGAAGGTGTAGTTGAGCTGCCGGAGGTAGGTCAGGATGTCAGGGAGCGCCCGCAGCGTGTTGAGGGGCGCTCCATCCGCGCCACCGGCATCGTGGCAGAGCACGATGGCGCCGGGATGCGCCCCTTCTGTGACGCGGCGGGTGATGGCGGCGGCGTGATCGCCCGCGTTCCAGTCGATGGCCCGCACGGACCACAAGACGGGCGTCAACCCCAGGCGGGCCATCGCCAGGCGCTGCACCCAGTTGAACCCGCCCCAGGGTGGGCGGAACTGGGTCACGGGCCGGCCGGTGAGGGATTCGATGGTCCGCTTGGCCTCGGCGACATTTCGCCACGAGCGGAGGGGGCCGGTCAACCAGGCGTGCACATGGCGCTGCGCGTGGAGGGCGACCTGATGGCCTTCGGACACCATCCGCCGGATCAACTCCGGGTGTGCCTTCGCCCGTTCGCCGACGACGAAGAAGGTCCCCCGGACGCCGTGCTGGGCCAGGATGTCCAACACCTTCGGCGTGTAGCGAGGGTCTGGCCCGTCGTCGAACGTGAGGGCGATCACGCGCTGGTTCCGCGCGCTGCGCTTCAGCGTACCGATGCCGATGTACTTGCATACCAACTCCGCCAGCGGGGCATACGCGACGTACACCGCGACAACGGCTGCCACCCAGATCCACATCGGTAAGTGTCCTCCTCCTGTCTCATTCCGCCTGATACTTTACTATATCAAATATCACGGCGCGGCGGGGGTGTTGTGGGGCTTGCGCGGGGCCGGAGCGGGGGCGGAGCGGGCCTCATGATAACGTCGAAATGTTTCGTATCAATCCGACCCTCCGCCCGAATCCCATCAAAATCGTTGTCTATCGCCTTCTTGACACCTTATACCCTCAGGGGTATATATGGAGGCAGAACCATGCAGAGCGTTCATTCAACAGCCATAAACAAGACGATCCGAGAAAACGATGGAAGGGTGATACGGATGATGTTCACGACCAGCCAACAGGACGCCATTCGGACGCGTCTGGCGGACCTGGCCCGTCCGGTGGTCATCAAGTTCTTCGAGACCAGCCTGGACTGTCCCACGTGTCCGGAGATCCGGCGGTTGTTGCAGGAAGTCGCCGATTTGTCGGATCACGTGACGCTCGAGGTGTACAATCTGTACACGGATGACGAGGAGGCCCGGCGATACGGCGTGGACAAGGCGCCGGCCATCGTGTTGACCGACGAGCAAGGTGAGAATTACGGCATCCGGTTCTATGGAGCGCCTTCCGGCTACGAGTTTACCACGTTGCTGGAGGACATCCGGATGGTGGCCGACGGAGCATCCGGGTTGTCCGATACCACCAAGGCGCGGCTGGCCGAGCTGAAGCATCCGGTGGATCTGAAGGTGTTCGTCACCCCCACTTGCCCATATTGCCCGGCGGCTGTCCGCCTGGCGCACCAGTTCGCGTTGGAGTCGCCGCTGGTGACGGCCAGTATGGTGGAGGCGACGGAATTTCCAGAGTGGGCGAACCGGTTCAACGTGTACGGGGTGCCGAAGACGGTGATCAACGACTCCGAGGCGTTGTCGCTTGAGGGCGCGGCGCCAGAGGCGACGCTGCTCGATCAGGTGATGCAGACCCAGGCCTGAGGACCCTGGCGGAGGATGCGCGGCGGCGGGTGTGACGCGGCACCCGCTGCCGCGCCGCTGTCCCGCCTCTGCCATGCCGATCCGCGCGACACCACGCCGGGCGCTGGACACCGAAGGGAGGGGTGCGGATGCCCCGCAGCAAAGAGGAAGCCTTTAACGAAATTGTGCGGCGCGTGCGGAAAGAGTGTTTCGGGAAAGGGCCGGAGCGGATTCAGACCTATTTCATCCACAACATGGCGATCTCGCTGCTCTACGGCAACCTCACGCCGACGGAGAAATTCATCAGCCAGACGCCGGAGGGGGCCGAGATGGTCCGCGCCGCCCGGACCAAGATGATCCAGCAGCGGTACGCCCAGATGGTGCCCGAGGGAATGGAGGAACTGGTGGGATCGCGGCTTCTGTATCTGTTTTCCGACTTCAAAGTGGAGGCGGACATGGGGGTGTCCGTCTTCATCTTCGAGCAACCCATCCAAACGGACCATTCGCATCCTCCATCTGAGCGGTAGGCGGGCTTCACAAAACTGGTCCAATCGGACTATAATGATGGCGTTGTCCGTGGCGGACGCATGGTCGGGTTCCGTGCATCCGCTACGTTCGATGCCATTTTCGCTGACTGGCCCGCCTGTAGGGTGCTGCAGGCGCGCAGAGCGGCGCAGGGGAAGACGTGTGTCTTCCCACTGTGCCGCTTTTGTTTTTTCACGGGAACAGGCCAGCAGCTCCAGAGAAAAAGGGAGGGAGAAGAGGATGAGCAATTTCTTGAAGCCTGCCGAAATCGCGGCTGCGGCGGTCCAGGCGGGCGAGGAGAAAGCCCGCGCCGCGGCGGGCAAGTTGTTGGTACTGGGTTTCTTGGCAGGGGCGTTCATCGCGTTGGGGGCTCTGTTTGACATCCGGGTCACCGCCGCGATGCCGGAGAGCGCTGGCACGTTGAAAGCGCTTGTCGGCGGCGCCGTGTTTCCAATCGGCCTCATGTTCGTCGTCATCGCGGGCGGAGAACTGCTCACCGGCAACATGATGACGCTGCCCATCGCGGTGCATGCCAAACGCGCCACCCTGGGCGGGCTCGCGCGCAACTGGTTCTGGGTGACCATCGGCAACCTGGTGGGGTCCCTGTTTGTCGCGTGGGTGTTCGGCGTGGGCGCCAGGATGCTCACCACGGCGCCGTACGACAAAGCCGCCGTCGCCATCGCGGTGTCCAAGGCGACCCTGCCGTTTGTGCCGACGGTGCTGTCGGCCATCGGGTGCAACTGGCTGGTGTGCCTCGCGGTGTGGATGGCCATGGGCGCCAAAGACATCGTGAGCAAGATCTTCGCCATCTGGTTCCCCATCATGGGCTTTGTTGCCATCGGCTTCCAGCACGTCGTCGCCAACATGTTCTTCCTGCCGGCCGGTCACTTCGCCGGGGCGCCCATCACCTGGGGGCAGATTGTCGTCGAGTGGATCGGCGCGTTCATCGGCAACGCTATCGGCGGTTGGCTGTTCGTGGCGAGCGCCTACTGGTACGCGTATCTGCGCGGCGAGGCGCCCGCGCGTGAAGCCGATCAGGGGACGCCTGCACGAATCTGAAGGGGGACATGGACTCATGGAACTGGACCTTCAGCCCAGTCTGGCAGACACCGGGACGCAGGAGATCACCGTGTACATCGACGGGGAACCTGTGCGGGTCTCCGACGGAACCCGATTGATAGACGCCATTGCCTTGCGGGATGAAAAATTCCCGCACATCTGCTATCACCCGGCCCTCGGGCCGATTGAGACATGCGACACGTGCATCGCGGAGGTGGACGGAGAGCTGGTGCGCGCCTGCAGCACGCCCGTGCGCGATGGCATGAAGGTGCGCACCAAGTCCATCGCTGCCCGCTGGGCGCGCAAGGAGGCGATGGATCGCATCCTGCGCAACCACGAGCTGTACTGCACCGTGTGCGACAACAACAATGGCAACTGCGTCGTCCACAACACGGCGATGGCCATGGAGATTGACCACCAGGCCTATCCGTTTGAGCCGAAGCCCTACGAGGTCGACGCGTCCAACCCGTTCTACCGGTACGATCCGAATCAATGCATCCTCTGCGGCCGCTGCGTGGAGGCCTGCCAGAACCTGCAGGTCAGCGAGGTGCTCTCCATCGACTGGTCGCGCGAGCGGCCGCGCGTCATCTGGGACAACGATGTGCCCATCAACGAGTCTTCGTGCGTCTCCTGCGGCCACTGCGTCACCGTGTGTCCGTGCAACGCCCTGATGGAGAAGTCGATGCTCGGCGAGGCAGGGTTCCTCACCGGGATCGAGAAGGACACCCTGCGCGGCATGATTGAGATCACCAAGCAGGTGGAGCCGGGGTACCGGCAGATCTTCGCCATCTCGGAGGCGGAAGCCACGCTGCGCGAGGCGCGCATCCAGAAGACGAAGACCGTGTGCACCTACTGCGGCGTCGGGTGCAGCTTTGACATCTGGACCAAGGGCCGCAAGATCCTCAAGGTCGAACCGCAGATGGAGGCCCCGGTCAACCAGATCTCCACCTGCGTCAAGGGCAAGTTCGGCTGGGATTGGGTGAACAACCCGGAACGCATCCTGCAGCCGATGATCCGGCGCGGGGACGCCTTCGAGCCGGTGACCTGGGACGAGGCGCTGGATACCATCGCCCGGCGCCTGAACGAGGTCCGGCAGCAGTACGGAGACGACAGCATCGCGCTCATCTCCTCGTCCAAGACCACCAACGAGGAAAACTACCTGATGCAGAAACTGGCCCGTGCCGTGCTGCACACCAACAACATCGACAACTGCTCCCGCTACTGTCAGGCTCCGGCCACCGAGGCCATGCGGCGCACCATGGGCTACGGCGGGGACTCCGGTTCCATCACCGACATCGCCAAGGCGGAGTTGGTGATCATCGTCGGCGCCAACACGGCCGAGTCCCACCCGGTGCTCTCCACGCGCATCCGGCGGGCACACAAGAAGTTCGGGCAGAAGCTCATCGTCGCCGACCTGCGCAAGAACGACTTGGCGCAACGGGCGGATGTGCACCTGCATCCGCGCCCCGGCACCGACCTCATCTGGCTGTCGGCGGTCACCAAGCACCTCATCGACACCGGCCGGTATGACAAGGCGTTCGTGGCGCAGCGGGTGAACGGATTCGACGAGTATGTGAAATCCCTGGCGCCGTTCACGCTGGAATACGCGGAGAAGATGACCGGCATCCCGCGGGAGCAGTTGGAACGGACGGCCGACATGATTGCGGCCGCCGGTTCGGTGGCCATCTGCTGGGCGATGGGCGTCACGCAGCACAAGGGCGGCACCCACACCAGCACCGCCATCTGCAACCTGCTCCTGGTCACGGGCAACATCGGCCGTCCGGGTACCGGGGCGTACCCGCTGCGCGGCCACAACAACGTCCAGGGCGCGGGCGACTTCGGCTGCGCGCCGGCGATGCTGCCGGGTTATGAGCGCGTGGACGATCCACAGGTGCGTGCCAAGTGGGAGCGCGCCTGGGGCGTGTCGCTGCCGGTGAATCCGGGGCTCGACAATCACCAGATGGTGGACGCCATCCACGAGGGCAAGGTCCGCGCGATGTACCTGGTCGGCGAGGACATGGCCATCGTCGACTCCAACGCCAACTACGTGCAGGCGGCGTTTGAGAAGCTCGACTTCTTCGTCGTGCAGGACGTGTTCTTCTCCAAGACGGCGCAGTTCGCCGACGTCATCCTGCCCGCCGCGCCCAGCCTGGAGAAGGAGGGCACGTTCACGAACACGGAGCGGCGCATCCAGCGCCTGTACCGGGTGCTCGATCCGCTCGGCGAATCGAAGCCCGACTGGGAGATCATCCAGCTCGTGGCGAACCGGCTCGGCGCGAACTGGAACTACACCTCTCCGAAGGAGATCTTCGAGGAGGCCTGTGGCATCACCGAGTTGATGAAAGGTGCCACCTATGAACGGTTGGAGGGCTACCGCAGCCTGCAGTGGCCGGTGCTCCCCGATGGCACGGACTCGCCGCTGCTGTACACTGACGGGTTCCCGCTGCCCGGGGGCAAGGCGCGTTTGGTGCCCGTGACGTGGACGCCGCCGGTAACCACGCCCGAGGAGTTCGATCTGCACCTGAACAACGGCCGCCTGCTCGAGCACTTCCACGAGGGCAACCTGACCTACCGCGTGCCCGGCATCCGGCAGAAGGTCCCGAGCACGTTCGTCGAAGTGTCGCCGGAGCTGGCGCGGGAGCGCGGCATTGAGGACGGCATGCTGGTGCGGTTGGTCTCGCCTTACGGGGCGGTGAAGATGCGCGCGGTGGTGACGGACCGCGTCTCCGGCAAGGAGCTGTACGTCCCGATGAACTCGCCCAAGGACGAGGAGGCGGTGAACCTCCTGACCAGCAGCGAGGCGGATACCGCCACGCACACGCCGGCGTACAAGGAGATGAACGTCCGCCTCGAGGTGCTCGATTTCAAAGCCCGGCCGGCCATCGTCAAGGGCAATCCGCGGCTCGGGCGCCCGAATCCCCAGCCCGGCGTCCAGGTGGAGAAGAAGTGGGCCCGGGCCGACTACCGGCCGCTGACCGGCAAGGTCCCCGTCGGCACAGGCCAAGAGAGGTGAGCTGAATGGCGAAACCGATTCCGGTGTTGCATGTCCCCGCACCCTCCCGGGAGGACGCAGAGAAGGCGGCGCTCGACGCCTTGCGCGACAGTGTGGCGCAGGACGCCGAGGCCTTGCAGCAGGCCCTGCGCGTCGTCCGCGGCCTGCACGAGCGCGGACTGCTCGAGCTCACCGCCGCGGCCCTCGAAAAAAGCGACGACCTGCTCCGCCTCGTGGTGGAGCAGGTCAACCAGCCCGGGGCGCTCCGCCTGCTGCGCAACGCCATCACCCTGTTGCAGCAGGCGGGCGCGTGGGACCTGGAGAAATGGGGG includes the following:
- a CDS encoding formate/nitrite transporter family protein yields the protein MSNFLKPAEIAAAAVQAGEEKARAAAGKLLVLGFLAGAFIALGALFDIRVTAAMPESAGTLKALVGGAVFPIGLMFVVIAGGELLTGNMMTLPIAVHAKRATLGGLARNWFWVTIGNLVGSLFVAWVFGVGARMLTTAPYDKAAVAIAVSKATLPFVPTVLSAIGCNWLVCLAVWMAMGAKDIVSKIFAIWFPIMGFVAIGFQHVVANMFFLPAGHFAGAPITWGQIVVEWIGAFIGNAIGGWLFVASAYWYAYLRGEAPAREADQGTPARI
- a CDS encoding DUF2294 domain-containing protein, which gives rise to MPRSKEEAFNEIVRRVRKECFGKGPERIQTYFIHNMAISLLYGNLTPTEKFISQTPEGAEMVRAARTKMIQQRYAQMVPEGMEELVGSRLLYLFSDFKVEADMGVSVFIFEQPIQTDHSHPPSER
- the rpiB gene encoding ribose 5-phosphate isomerase B gives rise to the protein MNIAIASDHAGFRLKEALKQTLDELAVDYEDLGTYDEKSVDYPDYARKVAEGVAEGRYDRGVLVCGTGLGMCITANKVPGVRAVTAHDVFSARMSRAHNDANVLTLGERVIGPGLAAEVLKAWLTTEFEGGRHAGRVEKVRQVEREYGKA
- a CDS encoding DUF1641 domain-containing protein yields the protein MAKPIPVLHVPAPSREDAEKAALDALRDSVAQDAEALQQALRVVRGLHERGLLELTAAALEKSDDLLRLVVEQVNQPGALRLLRNAITLLQQAGAWDLEKWGPLLEGATAGIQEAQAHPPKRPLGVFGLLHLLSDPDVSRALHTLFGALKGMGRALGQSAGEEG
- a CDS encoding TIGR01440 family protein → MSEQSGPILDRAWLDQIRSELRECLDDLRVAADLGPGRLLVIGASTSEVCGHRIGTHTSVEVGRALVETILEFAADAGCHLAFQCCEHLNRALVVRHSLAAARGWTEVAAVPVPGAGGSVAAHAYFALPDACLVERVEADAGLDIGDTLIGMHLKRVAVPVRGRRNRIGEAHVVMARTRPPLVGGSRAVYDVEEARRRLFGDAR
- the glyA gene encoding serine hydroxymethyltransferase, which encodes MTTLHTWDPEVARAMEQELGRQRAKIELIASENFVSRAVMEAMGSVLTNKYAEGYPGRRYYGGCEYVDMVENLARDRVKQLFGAEHANVQPHSGAQANMAVYFAALQPGDTVLGMNLAHGGHLTHGSPVNFSGQLYQFAAYGVNPETETIDYDEVARIAKDVRPKLIVAGASAYPRVIDFARMRAIADEVGAMLMVDMAHIAGLVATGHHPSPIPHAQFVTSTTHKTLRGPRGGLILTTQAHAKAVDKSIFPGVQGGPLMHVIAAKAVAFGEALKPEFKDYSARIIKNAKALAEALKARGFRLVSGGTDNHLILIDVRNFNLTGKEAERRLDEVGITVNKNAIPFDPQSPMVTSGIRVGTPAVTTRGMDEQAMEEIAEVFHLTLASSFTEADAEVARAKVKALTERFPLYEGLSYLGEEESR
- a CDS encoding polysaccharide deacetylase family protein: MWIWVAAVVAVYVAYAPLAELVCKYIGIGTLKRSARNQRVIALTFDDGPDPRYTPKVLDILAQHGVRGTFFVVGERAKAHPELIRRMVSEGHQVALHAQRHVHAWLTGPLRSWRNVAEAKRTIESLTGRPVTQFRPPWGGFNWVQRLAMARLGLTPVLWSVRAIDWNAGDHAAAITRRVTEGAHPGAIVLCHDAGGADGAPLNTLRALPDILTYLRQLNYTFVTTEEAQQIRQRREAEARSMHARYPWGRRLLIGLWRVIEYLFTIVHHVRDVNSVFRFGLVRWWLGERRDADGRVVVRDGAIALDIHFQNDSVITFATENPRVLLRGLREAREGFHDIALTLMHDPRCRDVEVVFAITLINKGMDMLGFHIEDLPPTFTNRFLKAYMSFLLGMHHPEGFSRLRRGAQPLEMRLMWMTREELFERYGSLEARRRGAGAGEGQRTLRSER
- a CDS encoding D-2-hydroxyacid dehydrogenase; protein product: MILIAHRLKPRVVEALRKALPEEEIEVMDRFDPAHPRLAEVEILAAVGTSLTEETIGACPNVRWLHSISAGVETVPFDLIRARGLLLTNARGAHGKQMAEQILGMMISFTRGLHYNVRRQLEHRWDRGYKLDELSGRHLVIVGAGSIGREVARKAQAFDMTITGVRRNPAPMPGFHQVVGVDALNRVLPEADFVVVLTPLTPETYHLIGEAELAAMKPSAFLINFARGDVVDEDALIRALREGRIRGAGLDVFHQEPLPAESPLWDMENVLISPHNGGWTPSHDDRFLEVFLANHRAYRAGEPLPTRVDIEARY
- the pdo gene encoding protein disulfide oxidoreductase codes for the protein MMFTTSQQDAIRTRLADLARPVVIKFFETSLDCPTCPEIRRLLQEVADLSDHVTLEVYNLYTDDEEARRYGVDKAPAIVLTDEQGENYGIRFYGAPSGYEFTTLLEDIRMVADGASGLSDTTKARLAELKHPVDLKVFVTPTCPYCPAAVRLAHQFALESPLVTASMVEATEFPEWANRFNVYGVPKTVINDSEALSLEGAAPEATLLDQVMQTQA
- the fdhF gene encoding formate dehydrogenase subunit alpha; this encodes MELDLQPSLADTGTQEITVYIDGEPVRVSDGTRLIDAIALRDEKFPHICYHPALGPIETCDTCIAEVDGELVRACSTPVRDGMKVRTKSIAARWARKEAMDRILRNHELYCTVCDNNNGNCVVHNTAMAMEIDHQAYPFEPKPYEVDASNPFYRYDPNQCILCGRCVEACQNLQVSEVLSIDWSRERPRVIWDNDVPINESSCVSCGHCVTVCPCNALMEKSMLGEAGFLTGIEKDTLRGMIEITKQVEPGYRQIFAISEAEATLREARIQKTKTVCTYCGVGCSFDIWTKGRKILKVEPQMEAPVNQISTCVKGKFGWDWVNNPERILQPMIRRGDAFEPVTWDEALDTIARRLNEVRQQYGDDSIALISSSKTTNEENYLMQKLARAVLHTNNIDNCSRYCQAPATEAMRRTMGYGGDSGSITDIAKAELVIIVGANTAESHPVLSTRIRRAHKKFGQKLIVADLRKNDLAQRADVHLHPRPGTDLIWLSAVTKHLIDTGRYDKAFVAQRVNGFDEYVKSLAPFTLEYAEKMTGIPREQLERTADMIAAAGSVAICWAMGVTQHKGGTHTSTAICNLLLVTGNIGRPGTGAYPLRGHNNVQGAGDFGCAPAMLPGYERVDDPQVRAKWERAWGVSLPVNPGLDNHQMVDAIHEGKVRAMYLVGEDMAIVDSNANYVQAAFEKLDFFVVQDVFFSKTAQFADVILPAAPSLEKEGTFTNTERRIQRLYRVLDPLGESKPDWEIIQLVANRLGANWNYTSPKEIFEEACGITELMKGATYERLEGYRSLQWPVLPDGTDSPLLYTDGFPLPGGKARLVPVTWTPPVTTPEEFDLHLNNGRLLEHFHEGNLTYRVPGIRQKVPSTFVEVSPELARERGIEDGMLVRLVSPYGAVKMRAVVTDRVSGKELYVPMNSPKDEEAVNLLTSSEADTATHTPAYKEMNVRLEVLDFKARPAIVKGNPRLGRPNPQPGVQVEKKWARADYRPLTGKVPVGTGQER